In one Azospirillum sp. TSH100 genomic region, the following are encoded:
- a CDS encoding DUF2934 domain-containing protein — MADTDDIQERIRRRAHELWESEGRPHGRDSDHWTQAEAEVRGASALEPTGKVAGSRKKPPVSKATVKAAGKSTRAAAESLSEVASAPAESAKSEAAKPAKAKPASSKAKADDVPKPAAGKAAAKSPAAKPPRASKKDGGKSATAS, encoded by the coding sequence ATGGCCGATACCGACGATATCCAGGAGCGTATCCGACGCCGCGCCCACGAGTTGTGGGAGAGCGAGGGCCGTCCGCACGGCCGCGATTCCGACCATTGGACCCAGGCCGAAGCGGAAGTCCGCGGCGCCAGTGCGCTGGAGCCGACCGGCAAGGTCGCCGGCTCGCGCAAGAAGCCCCCGGTCTCCAAGGCCACTGTCAAGGCGGCCGGCAAGAGCACACGCGCCGCCGCCGAATCCCTGTCGGAGGTCGCGAGCGCCCCGGCGGAGAGCGCCAAATCGGAAGCCGCAAAACCTGCTAAGGCCAAGCCCGCTTCCTCCAAGGCAAAGGCGGACGACGTCCCCAAGCCCGCAGCTGGGAAGGCTGCTGCCAAATCCCCGGCCGCCAAGCCTCCGCGCGCCTCGAAGAAGGACGGCGGCAAAAGCGCCACGGCCA